One part of the Gossypium raimondii isolate GPD5lz chromosome 1, ASM2569854v1, whole genome shotgun sequence genome encodes these proteins:
- the LOC105782124 gene encoding SEC14 cytosolic factor — protein sequence MSNAHQEAIKQFLSLMETVDERMKSTFQNMHQGYPTEALVRFLKARDWNVQKAHKMLIDCLQWRIQNEIDNILAKPIIPTDLYRAVRDSQLVGLSGYSKEGLPVIAIGVGLSTYDKASVNYYVQSHIQMNEYRDRVVLPTATEKYGRHISTCLKVLDMTGLKLSALNQIKILTTISTIDDLNYPEKTQTYYIVNAPYIFSACWKAVKPLLQERTKRKIQVLQGSGKDELLKIMDYSSLPHFCRKEGSGSTRHSSNGTADNCFSLDHTYHQQLYTYIKHQATHKETNSPIKHGSVHVEFPEPDPDDTAIALTIESELHKLADQNGLCKSLNGLKVNGV from the exons ATGAGCAATGCTCATCAAGAAGCTATTAAGCAATTTCTTTCCTTGATGGAAACTG TTGATGAGCGAATGAAGAGCACATTTCAG AACATGCACCAAGGGTATCCAACTGAAGCTTTAGTGCGGTTTCTCAAAGCGAGAGATTGGAATGTTCAGAAAGCCCATAAAATG TTAATTGACTGCTTACAATGGAGAATTCAGAATGAGATTGACAACATATTAGCG AAACCAATTATCCCCACTGACTTATATAGAGCAGTTCGAGATTCTCAGCTTGTAGGATTGTCGGGTTACTCAAAAGAG GGTCTTCCTGTCATTGCTATTGGTGTTGGGCTCAGCACATATGACAAAGCATCT GTGAATTACTATGTACAGTCGCACATTCAAATGAATGAATACCGAGACCGTGTAGTATTG CCTACTGCCACTGAGAAGTATGGACGGCATATCAGCACTTGTCTGAAGGTTTTGGATATGACTGGCTTGAAGCTTTCAGCATTGAATCAAATAAAg ATACTGACCACTATATCAACAATCGATGACTTGAATTATCCTGAGAAGACACAGACGTATTATATTGTCAATGCACCATATATATTTTCGGCATGTTGGAAg GCTGTAAAACCTCTCTTGCAAGAAAGGACAAAGAGGAAAATTCAGGTGCTTCAAGGTTCTGGAAAGGATGAGTTGCTGAAA ATAATGGATTATTCATCCCTTCCACATTTTTGTAGAAAAGAAGGTTCTGGATCAACCCGTCACAGCAGCAATGGAACTGCAGATAATTGTTTCTCGTTGGATCACACCTACCATCAACAGCTTTACACTTACATAAAGCATCAAGCTACACATAAAGAGACCAATTCGCCGATCAAACATGGGTCAGTACATGTAGAATTTCCTGAGCCAGATCCAGATGATACCGCAATTGCATTGACAATTGAATCTGAGTTGCACAAGCTTGCAGACCAGAATGGCCTGTGCAAGTCATTAAATGGCCTTAAAGTGAATGGTGTTTAG